From Phocoena sinus isolate mPhoSin1 chromosome 16, mPhoSin1.pri, whole genome shotgun sequence:
TGAAAagactaaacatttttttcaaccaAGAGCCAAAATGAGTCATTTCAAGATAGGATTAGCAATTTCTTAAGAATATATTGTATGTGTTAGtagaatgtatttattaaaattaattcatgatTCTGAAATAcagtataaatgaatgaatgctaatTACTTGGCATTAAAATTCAAATGGTAAATTACATAacaatatttgtgtttttccagAAAGTGCCTTGTTTCATTTTTGACCTTTCtatacaggagaaaaaaaacatgtgGTGGATATATACTTTCAAACGTAATCTAGGAAGTATAGCAGTTTTTGTATTAAATAACAATATaatgaaaatgtgaattttattaactcatcaaaaattttaaatgtgttaaaaatGTCAAGTAAAGGGCTGAAATTACAAAAAACACAAAGGGTATATTTAATTCAGCTCATGTatcaatacttaaaaataaaagaatcagaaaatcgATGAGAAAAATGTTTAGCTCACAGATGATTCTAACATTTGTTCTAAGATGTTAACCTTTGTTTATTAACAAATCCTGGAGAAAAGTTTGTGAATTAAATTGGTTGAATTTCCTGTAAGTCCAGAAAATATACTATCATATTTGTTAATCCAATTAGAAAACTACGAATCCCAAATACCTTTAAAACTAGAgaagagagggtgtggagaagaggtgGAAATAAATGTTTAGGGGTAAAAAACACTAGAGATCCTTGCTCTCTACTTGGAAAGCTAGCAACCTTGTCAGGGTCttcataaaaaacacaaaacttgtttctttttaatggtcCCACATCTCAAGTTACGATGTTTCTGTTTTTAGGGTGATTCAAGATGGAAATAAATAACTGTTCATCCTTGACTTACCTCTTCTacttgcaaaaattaaaaaaaaattttttgaagctTCCTTTGCcaaactttgtatttttaattagaGTTTGGATTATATTTTCCAAGGAAGTTGCCTGGGGCCATTTGGCTCATTAATATAAACTGCTCTGAGAAACAAGCTTGCTTtgattgagaaagaaaataaaagcaatgagatCTTTGAGACTAAACAAGAGAATATGACATTTTACACCATTCTTATATACTTTAGTAAGACCTATGATAGTAGATATAGTAggaaaatatgtaagaaaaattaagattttacaagactgtctttttttttttaatttaaattttatttttttggctgcgttgggtcttcactgttgcgcgtgggctttctctagtcacggcGAGCCCatgctgctcttcattgtggtgcgcggacttctcattgtagtggcttctcttgttgtggagcacgggctctaggcacacgggcttcagtagttgtggcacatgggctcagtagttgtggctcatgggctctggagtgcagactcagtagttgtggcgcacgggctcagtggctccgcggcatgtgggatcttcccggcccagggctcgaacccgtgtcccctgcattggcaggcagattcttagccactacgccaccaaggaagccctacaaGACTGTCTTTATGTGGATTGGGCAAGCAATGTAACCAACGATCAGAATATTGTTTCTATGAAGAAATGGAGTCAgtgccactcttttttttttggccccgctGCGccgcttatgggatcttagttccccaaccagggatcgaacccacgccccctgcattggaagcgtgaagtcttaaccactggacagccagggaagtcccatttctAACCATTAATAGGGTGGAGACTTTCCAtaactcatacacacacacccacactcccacacacacccaccaaaaacaaacccaccactaataaaaaaacccaactcaaatcCGGAAgttgtaaaggaaagaaaattattctaCACAGTTacatttcatttcaatttcagtTGAGCTCCTGGCATGAACTGGCTcacctttcctctctttcttgatTATCTCTTAGTCTGCCTTCTCCTGCTGTCCTTGTTCAAATCTCTCCTGCCTCCCCAATGGCcaccatacaactcagcaaacGCCATAATCTACCCGAGGTGAGTGGGGGGTGGGAATCTAGTAAGACCATGTTGCACACTCTTCCCTCTGACATCAATGTTCCCTCACCTTGTTTCGAAAGTAAGactatctctttctttctaagGCTGAGTCCGAAATCTGTGCTTGtactctcctttccttccaccCCTCTCAACATACCACTGTCTCAAATAGTATCTTTCCCTGTAGTTGCTTTAATCATTTCCTTTGTATTGGTTCCTTTCCTTCTCACTTCACTTAGGGATAACCCTTTTGTGAAATACTATGAAACAGTCCAGTTTCTGAAACAGCAGAGGGCACACCAATCggggggaagagagaaggaacgAAGTGTGTTAAAAACATGTAATTTCTGCACTTGACTAAGAGATCTGATTCATTAGGTCTGAGAAAACTGCTCAAAATGTTAGAAACACATAACAGGTTACTCGTGACTGTACCTTAAGAATGAATTAGAGGGGGGAGGGACAAAATGAAGAGTATGGGATCATCAGATACAAACgactacacataaaatagataaacaacaggatttactgtatagcacagagtaTTATATCCAATAGCTCTTAATAACCTATATTGGAATATAATCGGCAAAAAAACCCCTccaaaactgaatcactatgctgtacacctgaaacttacacagtattgtaaatcaacaatacttcaattaaaaaaaataatgaattaaaactGAGTtagtttatataatatataactctttttttttagataggAGTTTAAATTTTGTTGTATTAGAAACACAACTGGTGTATGAGGAAAAAACTACTGAACATAAACTCCATATAGCCATCTAATCAAAGGTATCAAGTCTTCTGTGGACAGGCATGTAAGTGTGTGACTTGGCACCTGTGTGACAACCTTAGGAACCTCAGGAATGTGGGGAGATTCCAATGATGCCTGGAGAATAAGAACATCCACTAATTTGAATGCCATTCAAAGTGAACTTTGAATCGCCTCATGTGGGAATAAAAAGTGCCCAAGATTCAGGGAAAATTCAGAACTGACAAATCAAAGATGCAAAGAGGATTAATAATGGTATGAAAGAtaagcttaaaaagaaagaagacattgagaaaattgaaaataaaatgactggTCTCGCATTCCTTTCCTTAAAGTCTACCTAAGGGAAACTCTAAATAGTATGATGAAAGAATAATCCTGGAACGTTCTGTTGACTTATAAAGTCTAATAAACTTTTAAACCACTAGCTTGGCCTGTGTCCACTTGTGATTCTTCCTGAAATACTTGAGATCTCAGTCCATAAAAGTCAACATTCACTTTATTGACCCTTTACCCTCTGGAAACACCCAACCAAAGCAAACGCCCTTTACTTGGCTTCAAAGCTAAGCTTCAGCGTTCACTCAAGCAgtcatcatatttttttctttccattcactGTCATATTTACCAAAATTTTGCCATATATTTAGACTTCTGGTATTTCTTTAGTAATAATTCATACTGTAATCCATTTGGACACAGCTTCTATTCTAATTATTCTGTGAAAATGACACCAAAAGGTCAGTTGCCTAATTGTTTAACCCCACAGTCTTAGTATAATAGTCTATTCACCTCCTGGTCTTTTGCACAAGCCGATGTTCACAATCAAACCTTCTTTGAAACGTTTCCCTTTTCTACCGTGAAGCCACGATATTCTTAGTTTTCTTCTAACTCTGGGGCCCATTTCATCTCCTTTTTTGGCTCTTCTCTTTACAAAATGCAGAAAATTCTCCAAGATTTCATACTTAGCCCCTGATTTTTATCTGTACCAAGGATCTGCTGCATTCCTACCCTTGACTCATCAGTTTTGCTGATCGCTATCTCCAACCCTGATGTCTCAGCTTTAGTCCCACATTTCAGACTGTCTGCTGTACATTTccattcaaatgtcacctcaatGTCACTCTTTGAAATTGAACTCCTCATTGGTGTCCTGGAAAATGAGCCATTCACCCCGAATTCCTTATTTCCGTTGATGGCACCACCTCTTCTAACCCTACAATCCTATCTTAAGCAAGATACTTCCATGAGCTTTAGTCTTCCTCCCACAATCTTTCACACAAATCAGTCATTGCATTTGGCTGATCCTTGCCTCAAAATGGTTCATGTATCTGTTCATGCTTCTCCACTCCCACGGCCAGCACTCTGGTGTAAGTATAACTTTATGTCTGAAATCCCTGACAAGAAGCTCCCCCATGTTGGGAGGCACAAATTCCTCACGCTGGTACTCAAGACTCTCCTCAATTTGGACTTATTCCTGCGGGGAGGGAGGTGCAAGGACCAGACTAGATTCCTCATCGATCCTACTTTCACTCATGAGTCCTTTCCCACAGATTCTGAGAAAGAGTCCCCAATACTTGCTAGTGTATTCCAATGCCACCAATCTTTCCAGGGGCAATTTAACTCCCATGTATATATCACTATGCCTTCCCAGAAAATTCTAGCCCACAGTGCAACAAgctcttccttttatttaaagCATTCATACTGCATCTACTACACACATCTATGATACCTGCTGTTTTACTATTTAACTGTTCTCAAGCATGTATATAAGTAATAGAAATTAAATGAACTACTTAAGATCACTGACTAAAGAACTATTACAACTCTGGACTTAGAAATGCCTTAATTTCTAaaggtattactttttttttttttttgtcggtacgcgggcctctcactgttgtggcctctcccgctgcggagcacaggctccggacgcgcaggctcagcggccatggctcacgggcccagccgctccacagcatgtgggatcctcccggaccggggcatgaacctctgtcccctgcgtcggcaggcggactctcaaccactgcgccaccagggaagcccctaaaggtattactttttatattctgGTGAGCAACAAGAGAATGAAACCTATTATaggtgttaatttttaaaaaacaaaccagatcTAGTCTACAGAATATTATTGAGGATTATTTTCTAGCAACTCCACTAGTACTTATAAACAATCCCACACTCCAAATGAACAGTGCTCTTCTTAAGGAACAATTTCTGTAATGGGACTATTAATTTTTGGTTCATATTCCATATGTTCATCAAGCAGTTTTCAGACACAATGACATAAGCTAAGCACTCTATCACCACTGGATTATACAGTATCAATTGTATCCGGAGAAGGGGGTTAGAGTAATATGCTTTCCGTTACCTGATATGTGACTTCTTCCTTATCTGGGATATGTGATTTGTGATAATGGCTTTCCACTGTGGGAAGAGGTCCCTGACATAACATGCTTTCAGAAATAGATACATcatttttattgtctattttcTTAGGCCTTATAGTGTCATCTTTagtaaaatccattttatttaaatgttaatagtgGCAGTATACACAGTATTTCACCATATTTCTCTAAATATACCAGAAATTCTGAAGTTATTCAATGTATGAAGCTTTTCAAGATGACCTTAGGAGAGCATTTTACCATCTTCAGATCACCAGCTGTCATCGCTATCTAAAAGCTGCAGGTATCACAGAGATAATTCCAGACGGAACTTGATAAAATGCAATtctcacaaaagaaaataaagatacaaaaaaatcctGTATTGGATATTTAAATATAGGAGCTGCAGCTTAAAAAAAGCTTAGGATACAGGGTCAATACATATGTACCAGGTAAGAAATTTTCAGGGGTAATTTTCCAAAAGTTTCTCTTGATATTTCTAAAACTTGTGCTAGAATCTAGGAGCTTGaaatctcaagggaaaaaaaatgacctcttctgtttctctttgtatttaggCTGCATACTCCTTTTCCTGGGATACTGAATGCTAACACCCACTTGGGGAGGAAATTCTAAGCGTAAATAAAgggatttttctctcttctttggcCAAGAATGTGGTTATATTTGCCTAACTCGACGAGGGTACGATGCAATTTCACTGCATGGTGGTTATACATTTTAGTAAATATATTCCTGAAGAGTacacagaaaacagagaaaaacagaatccataaaaaaaaggaagcaaaggagAAGGGATATCTTGATATTTGATGGTACCAGTGTGACAGAATAGTTTAAATGAAATGTTGCATTAAAGATGGCACTGGCATAAAGGACTTGCTTCTCTTACCTTCTTGGACCTCCAACAACGGCAGTACACAGCTTTATCTCCCAAATCCTCCATGTCAAAAGCATGTACTACCTTGGGGTTGTCTTTCTGGATGTGAGGGTTTACCATAGATTTGTTGCGATGATCTCTGACATAAAATCTTTTGTAAGCTAGATAACCAACTGCAGCTGTCCCAGCAGCAATGGTAACCACTGCAATCCATTCAACTAGAGcagggaaggaaaacaggaatGATTATCAAAACCAAAATCTATACTAATAATCTAACACGAACGTTCAGGAAATCC
This genomic window contains:
- the CISD1 gene encoding CDGSH iron-sulfur domain-containing protein 1 isoform X2, with product MSMTSSVRVEWIAVVTIAAGTAAVGYLAYKRFYVRDHRNKSMVNPHIQKDNPKVVHAFDMEDLGDKAVYCRCWRSKKFPLCDGSHTKHNEETGDNVGPLIIKKKDT
- the CISD1 gene encoding CDGSH iron-sulfur domain-containing protein 1 isoform X1, with product MQNSLLSRILWNWVEWIAVVTIAAGTAAVGYLAYKRFYVRDHRNKSMVNPHIQKDNPKVVHAFDMEDLGDKAVYCRCWRSKKFPLCDGSHTKHNEETGDNVGPLIIKKKDT